Part of the Actinomycetota bacterium genome is shown below.
GCGCCTGACGCCGGGCAGGAGACGCCGTCCGTGCGGAGAATCCCCGAGCCCGTGGCCCACCGGCAGGCGTTGCGTGCGCGATCGACCCGACTCGTCCTGATCGTCGCCCTGCTCGGCCTGTCTCCCACGCTCGCGTCGGACGCCGCGGCGGGGGAGTGCGCCAGCCGGGTGATCCTGTTCACGGTCACCGGGGTCTATCGGCCGGCCACCGGGCACACGTACGTCGTCCCCGTCCCGCATTCGGGCTTCGTCGGATGCGGGTCCGGGGTGGCGGACACCCACTACGTCTACCCGGGAGCCACGCACTGGGCGGTGCGGCACCTCGGCTCGAGATCCGCCCGCATGGCGTCGATGACCGGGATCGTCAACGGCTCCCACCCGATGCGCGTGGTGCCCGGAACGGTGCCCGGCACCGAGTACGCCGAGACCCCCTGGCACGCGTGGGACCCGACCGCCCTCGGCCACCAGGTGGCCTGCGTCGAGGGCGACTGCAACACGTACCGCACGATCGACCGCTGATCGCCGCGTGGCATAGTCACACCGACATCCGAGCGGTGGAGGACGGCCATGGATCCACGTGACACCCCGCAGGAAGCGTCGTTCCGCGCCGAGGTGCGGGACTGGCTCGACCGGACGGTCCCCCGGTTCAGGGAGGCCTACGACGCGACCGGCGAGTCCCGCGAGAGGCTGAAGATCGCCGCCGAGTGGCAGGGGGCGATGTTCGAGGCGGGGTACGGGGCGATCGGCTGGCCGGCCGAGTACGGGGGGACCGAGGGCACCCCCCAGCAGCGTTTCATCGTGGCCCAGGAGTGCGGCGAGGTGGGAGCCCCGTGGCACCTGAACATGTCGGTCACACTGGGCTGGTGCGCGCCCGCGGTCAACGACTACGGGACCCCCGCCCAGAAGGAGCGCCACCTCCGGAGGATGCTCTCCGGCGAGGAGATCTGGTGCCAGCTGTTCAGCGAACCGAACGCAGGCTCGGACCTGGCCTCCGTCACCACCACCGCGACGAAGGTGGACGGCACGTACGTGGTCAACGGGCAGAAGATCTGGTCCTCGGGCGCCCACTGGTCGGAGTTCGGGATCCTCGTCGTCCGCACCGACCCGCAAGGACCGCGGTACCGCAACCTCACCTTCTTCGTCTGCGACATGTCCCTGGACGGCGTCGAGGTGCGGCCGATCACCCAGATAACCGGCGAGCGCGACTTCTGCGAGGTGTTCTTCACCGACGTGCAGATCCCCGAGTCCCAGCGCGTGGCCGAGGAGGGCATGGGGTGGCAGGTGACGGTCCATACGCTCTTGAACGAGCGGATCGGCCTGTCCGGCGGCGGCGGGATGCACCGGATGGTGAAGATGTCCTGGCTCGGGCTGCTCGACCTCGCGCGCCGGGCCGACCACGCAGGACGTCCGGCCATCGCCGATCCGCGCGTCCGCCAGCAGGTGGCGGACATCTACGTGCGTTCGGTCGCCAACCGGTGGACCGCTCTGCGCACGCTGGACTCGGTCTTCAAGGGACGCATGCCCGGACCCGAGGCCTCCATCTTGAAGCTGGGGTCCGATGCCTGGTTGCAGGACGTCCAGCACGCGGCGAGTGAGATCGCCGGATTGCACGCGGTCGGGTTCGACGAGCCCCGTGTCCACCACGGCGGGCAGTGGGCCCGGGGCCTGCTGCAGTCGCGGGCGATGACGATAGGGGGCGGCACCACCGAGGTGCAGAAGAACATCGTCGGCGAGCGTGTCCTGGGGCTCCCGCGCGACCCGCGTCCCGAGAGGTCTTGACGAGGCCCGCCTCCCGGGGGAGGATGTGACTGACCGTCGGTCACCACATCCGAGGGAGGTGGATCCGGTGGATCGTCGCTCCTTCCTGAACCGGGCGACGCTGGGGGCGCTCAGCGTGTTCGCCGTCGGACTGGGACAGGGCTCTCTCGCCTACCTGTGGCCGAACCGAGCCGGGTCGACGGGCGGCGAGGTCGCCGCCGGGAGCCTCGACGAGGTCCTCCAGTTCTTCGAGCGCGAGGGCAAACCGCTCTACAACGCGGAGGGCCGCTTCTATCTCGTGCCGTACGACACGTCGGACCCGTCCAACCCCTACGTCGCCGCGGGCGTGGCCGCTGGCGGGGTCATGGCGTTGTACCAGCGCTGCGCGCACCTCGGGTGCCGCGTCCCGTTCTGCGAGTCCTCCGGATGGTTCGAATGCCCCTGTCACGGATCGAGGTACAACATCGCCGGCGCGGTCACCCGCGACCCCGCGGCCACCGGGCTCTCGCGCTTCCGCACGCGCATCGAGGACGGACAGGTCGTCGTGGACACCTCGCAACCTCTCGCCGCGCCGCCCGGCGGATCGTTCACGATCAACCAGCCTCCGGCGGGACCTTTCTGTCGCGAGGAAGAAGAGGGCTCTCAGCATCAGGGATGACCTCCGTGTTGAGGGAGCCGGTCCCCGCCCTCCGGGGCGGACGGGGACCGGCACCGTCGGCAGGTGGACCTAGCGCAGCGCCGACCTGGCCAGCAGGCTGACGGCCGCGTTCAGCAGACCGACGATCGCCGCCACCGCCTTCTGGGCGGCTCCGGTGCCGGTCGGCTGGGGCTGCGGCCTCGGCGCCTCGGCCGCCGCGGCGACCACGGACGTCTCGGGCTGCGGCGTCTCGA
Proteins encoded:
- a CDS encoding acyl-CoA dehydrogenase family protein is translated as MDPRDTPQEASFRAEVRDWLDRTVPRFREAYDATGESRERLKIAAEWQGAMFEAGYGAIGWPAEYGGTEGTPQQRFIVAQECGEVGAPWHLNMSVTLGWCAPAVNDYGTPAQKERHLRRMLSGEEIWCQLFSEPNAGSDLASVTTTATKVDGTYVVNGQKIWSSGAHWSEFGILVVRTDPQGPRYRNLTFFVCDMSLDGVEVRPITQITGERDFCEVFFTDVQIPESQRVAEEGMGWQVTVHTLLNERIGLSGGGGMHRMVKMSWLGLLDLARRADHAGRPAIADPRVRQQVADIYVRSVANRWTALRTLDSVFKGRMPGPEASILKLGSDAWLQDVQHAASEIAGLHAVGFDEPRVHHGGQWARGLLQSRAMTIGGGTTEVQKNIVGERVLGLPRDPRPERS
- a CDS encoding Rieske 2Fe-2S domain-containing protein codes for the protein MDRRSFLNRATLGALSVFAVGLGQGSLAYLWPNRAGSTGGEVAAGSLDEVLQFFEREGKPLYNAEGRFYLVPYDTSDPSNPYVAAGVAAGGVMALYQRCAHLGCRVPFCESSGWFECPCHGSRYNIAGAVTRDPAATGLSRFRTRIEDGQVVVDTSQPLAAPPGGSFTINQPPAGPFCREEEEGSQHQG